A genomic segment from Barrientosiimonas humi encodes:
- a CDS encoding DedA family protein, translating to MTDEADKPVSEEPASETPAGGEPGQAPRRTGATRSEDALSDQEQVEQSVAAERKEWWDDPRLPWKGEPTAADKRCWIAFALLGVYGLVMLPLRPLILGMSTYALAIITGSTIAMVDIGAGLRLGGEPQWWMWVTIAALSVMKFDWIFWWAGRLWGRGMIEIIAGRSRWAARTAHHAERLAERFGGIATYLVWLVPFLPSAVVFAFVGAARMRLRTFLLIDFLGALTNRLFYFYLGYRIGEPAKDAVSLIARYSTYITIAIVVVIMIKSMRNSRKETPAQA from the coding sequence GTGACCGACGAGGCCGACAAGCCCGTGAGCGAGGAGCCGGCGAGCGAGACGCCCGCGGGCGGCGAGCCGGGCCAGGCTCCCCGACGTACGGGCGCGACCCGCTCCGAGGACGCGCTCAGCGACCAGGAGCAGGTCGAGCAGAGCGTCGCCGCGGAGCGCAAGGAGTGGTGGGACGACCCCCGCCTGCCGTGGAAGGGCGAGCCCACCGCGGCCGACAAGCGCTGCTGGATCGCGTTCGCGCTGCTCGGGGTCTACGGCCTGGTCATGCTGCCGCTGCGGCCGCTGATCCTCGGCATGAGCACCTATGCCCTCGCCATCATCACCGGATCGACGATCGCGATGGTCGACATCGGGGCCGGGCTGCGCCTCGGCGGCGAGCCGCAGTGGTGGATGTGGGTGACCATCGCCGCGCTGTCGGTGATGAAGTTCGACTGGATCTTCTGGTGGGCCGGCCGGCTGTGGGGCCGCGGCATGATCGAGATCATCGCCGGCCGCTCGCGCTGGGCGGCACGCACCGCGCACCACGCCGAGCGCCTGGCCGAGCGGTTCGGCGGCATCGCCACCTACCTGGTCTGGCTGGTGCCGTTCCTGCCGAGCGCGGTCGTCTTCGCGTTCGTCGGCGCGGCCCGGATGCGGCTGCGCACGTTCCTGCTCATCGACTTCCTCGGGGCGCTCACCAACCGGCTGTTCTACTTCTACCTCGGCTACCGCATCGGTGAGCCGGCCAAGGACGCCGTCTCGCTGATCGCGCGCTACAGCACCTACATCACCATCGCGATCGTCGTGGTGATCATGATCAAGAGCATGCGCAACAGCCGCAAGGAGACCCCGGCGCAGGCGTAG